Genomic window (Drosophila albomicans strain 15112-1751.03 chromosome X, ASM965048v2, whole genome shotgun sequence):
aTGTTTTTTCTTACTTCTCACTAAAATTAGCTtcataaatgtaataaaagtaaGATAATGCttataattatgtaattttGTGAAGGTATGCAGTTAAagttagtattttaaaatactaagtaaatgaaagaaattcgTTACTTTCTTACTTCTCGCTAAAATTAGCttcataaattgcaataacagTTAGATTATGCAATAATCATGTAATCCCGAGTGTCTGCTTGTGTTTTCTTTATATCCATCTCGTTGGTTGCCCCAAGTCGCAAGTggtaagtggcaagtggcaagtggcaagtggaagTGCCTTGCGGGGGCAgctgtgtgtggcaacaaGGCAAAGCTAAGACTCACTGATTTGCTGGTAATTTGAAGGCGTCTCGTCTCTCGCAAATACGCTTTCAGCTTTTGATATTCAAAAGAGCTGCCAATCCTCGGCTTTTGACTCCACCCTTGACCCACCCACCCAACAGCCAGCACCACAGCAACACCACATCACAGCATTGCCACAGTGCAACGCTGTTGCCCTGCAGCCAATGCGGCATGCTAAATAACGATTTGCAATAGTATTCTAAGccaataaaattcatattacgcatacgcccccAGAGGCAGAacgagagagcgaaagagagagagagagagagagtgcaactgttgcagcttGGGCACAGACGGATATCAAAACGCATCAAAATGTTGCGCTAAACTTTATTCACAGGCTGCCACAGGCCACAGGcattgaaatatgaaatagaaaatgcatttcaagTAGCGCAAAAGTCCAAAGAAAATATCTGACTGACGGCAGAGCTGCATCACTCCAAACTAAGGAATGAAAAGTGAACAGCGCcgagacagacaaacagagagcgagaaagaaggagagaaagagagagagagagagatgggagCCAGTCACGGTTGCAAAGTATTTGTGTACCAAACAGAATGCAAAAGCGTGGAAAGAAATATGATAATCAAAGCGCACACAAAGCGTAAAAAAACAGGCAAGGCCCACATGTAATTGACGCACAACGACGTGGAAATACtctacaaatataaattgtaaatattaaaaaaaaaacataacattCATTCTGAACAATCGAAATTTAATAACGTtcaagaaaaatattgaaaattgtaaatttttatatgtatgttaatttatgtatgaaggcaaatataaaaataattttaattcaaagacaaatctttttcattttgtaattaaaaaaatatttgttttattttttaaagaatttttatttaagaaattttatggaattttgaacttgatttaattttatgaatatattttatatacaactttgacattatttcaaatatgttttcTAACATTtgatcatttttgttttatctcgaaaacagcaaagaaagttttcaattttaatttaattgcaaagcaaattgtaattgaGATCAGCTATGCagttaaaattataaattattttagctttagctgagcttttatgtttatttagaTCTGCGAAAGAACTTTTAGTGAGCTTTGTCAAAGcgataattaattaatatgcaattgtGCAATCGAAAAAAATACATCTAATGAAAGCTTTAAAGATTCTAGAATTTTCAATGAGCTttgtgttttctctttttttgtggttggCTGGACAACATGGTGAGTTTAGTGCAGCGActcgttttgttgtttcggGGGAGTGGAAAGAGTATAACTAGCGATGAGAGCAAAATGTTTATCCTTTCAGCTTTTGGCGTCGACATCGTTGCGTAGGAAATGTTATTGTTAAATGTTAGTTTTGTTATGCAAACACGTCCACAGTCAcggaaacacacacacacacacacacatacgcatatatgcatatagcTAGATAGTTGCGGAAATATGAATagtcaaagtcgaagtcgGCCATATGTTCGCCTTAACTTTATCCCACAAAGCAGACAGCGCGCGCTGTTCGAGTTGAAGTTGATGTCGGAGTTTGGGGCATAGTTGCAAAGCCCGTTGTTTGttctgctgcagttgcaagtgtgtgtgtgtgtgggtgtgtgtgtgtgggtgtgtttaAGAGCGATGGGCGGCAGTCAAATGGCAAAGCGCTAATGGGAATTTGTGTTGTCTGCTTTTTGGGGAAGCTCGCACGTTTTGCGCTTTAGTCGGCAATAAGCGTGactggcaactgcaactgcaacaaaaacaacaacaacaacaacaacaagtgtaGCTAATACTGCAATTGCTGCAACATTCAAATGCAGTTCTAGTTGCgtaggcagcaacaacaaatggctCAAGTTttgtgccacagcagcaaacagcaggtGCGGCAAGCAGGCGTCTAAGTTTGCCACATGTTGTGGCTGTAAAAGTTTTTCTgtgcacaacagcaacagccaaagaTGGAGGActacaaaaagaacaaaaattacgcatacgcccaGTTAAATCCGCAACAAATGCCATTTTTCGTTTATTCAtgcatatacaaatatatatataatagaatgtgtgtgtttggtgcgCGATGCTTGCGGCACACAAAtgctgcatactttttagCCCACATGaatatgcaacagcaacagcaacagcaacaataaagacaacaataacaatggccAACAATGCCAGCaactgtttatttgtttgtttatttattcgtATTGGTTTATtcgctggctgctgttgccctgCGGCCATTTTTCgacttttgttgctgcaagCTGCCCAATTGTGCATGTCGCACACTTTAAGCCAACTATGCAAACAGCCTTGAAACTGTAATTTAAGCTTGAACATTAACACGAACACTTCATCGCTGACCTCACGTCAAAACCGCCTTCAATCTTGACTCTTTAATTTTCCCTGTTCTGCAGCTGACAAAATCAACGGAAAGCAAAGTGAGGCATGACGATGcatatttgcatacatttaaTGCACTTTGTACACcctttgttatttataaaagtCTTGAATATTTccagaaaattatattttacaagttgtagtacatttggtattttgttgtagtatatatttcaatttgtagcatttttatagtatttttggtattaatttagtattatttgtaGGTCACTTACAAAGCTGTTTAAACCTATTGTAAATTCAACATtacataatatgaatttaattatttgtttattatttacatttctacATCTTCTATCTTCTTTtagttttgctgttttgcagCTGACAAAATTAGCAAAGTGAAGCAAAAAGACGcatatttgcatacatttattGCACTTCGTACACCCTTTGTTATAGTGAATATTGAacaaatttacttttcatttgtaatatagttttttgtttcttattaaGTGGAATTAAAGTTGTGAATGTTTCGAGATAAATGTTTTGTCTTTATATTTAACGTTGAGAAAATAATGTttgttcagtatattttataatttgtagtattctcggtattttttgtagtatattttgtagcatttttatagtatttttggtattaatttagtattatttgtaGGTCGCCAACAAAgctgtttaaatttattataaaataaactttttacacaatgattttaattatttgtttattgtttacatttcTACATCTTCAATCTTCTTTCTTtagttttgctgttttgcagCTGACAAAATCAGCGGAAGGCTAAGTCACTTTGTACACTCTTTGTTATGTGGACTATTGaacaaatttactttttactaGCAATATATCTTTTTTCCTTATATAAGTGAATTAAAGTTTTGAATATTCCAGAAAATTATTCTTCTCTACATAAagtattaagaaaatatttttttttcgaaatttatattttagattttatagtattttggtactttgtttcagtatattttagaatttgtagtattttcatattatttttggcattaattttgtattcgaCTTTAAAGAGGGAGAAcaatcgatggcactatcaAACCGCAATCGATAGTAGTAGACAGATTCGATAGTGGCTTAACCACTAAAAAACAATTAGAATGGATCGCTTtacataagcattttgatttatgtgtcGAATTTAAGACAAACGTAGAATGTTCGCAACACCTAGGCATCAAGTATAGGCAAACTTGAGTGGAATTGCAGCAAAACATACTTTCAAAAGAATTATGTTCCAGATAGGAGAAgtaaaatttcttatttttggaattatttcGAAAAGTCAGACGACAAAAATCTTGCGAGATGGTTTGAATGCAACAAAGAAGACGAGACAAGCGGTAATATGTTACGTCAAAAGTTGTATGTCTAGTGATATTATCTGCGACAATCGATGACACTATCGATACTATCGATTGCTCAACATTGACTATCGTTGATTATCGGTGGAACCCATTATCGATAGTTCACCACCTCTATTTGGTTACCGACAAAGCTgcttaacttttaataaatcaaGCATTATACACAATGATaagaattatttgtttattatttacatttatacacaaattatatataagcaATAAATTACGTTTCTTCTATATGTAGTTGCTGTGGATGAATTCGTTTGCGTGTACTTTTACTTTCaataattatgcattaatACGAAAGGTTTCCTtgtagtttttaaaaattgaaaaatttctatatttgctctatttataaagaaaaatgaaaatacagaATATAGTATTAATCAGTATTATGTGCAATCTAAACTAAAAATCGTTATGCTGTAATATACACTAACATTGTGTAACTAAGAAGAGTCTTTAGAATAAGCAAAGTCTGTCGttgagcaaagaaaaaaatcatgaAACGTATCAAAAAAGGGCTCTGCATACTTTTCTGCACATTAATGTTGCAATCTATAGTTGCCGCTTGATGgccagcaaattgaaaatgtcaaGTGCACACAGCTATGCACAccgatacacacacacatacacattcacacacacactctcactcacacacagccATAGACTTCATGTGAACAACCAGTTGGCTGAGCTTTATGAAAAgcacaagttgttgttgtatgttgtTTGTGCTCATAATGCAATTCCTGCCTGATAATGGAAtattaaatcacaaaaataaacatagccaaacacacacacacaaaataaataaagaaaaatattctcAATGCTTTGctgaaaacattttgttgccgAGTTTTCTAATGGCTGCAAATTGATGCAATCAATAAACGAATCAAATGCAAGCgccaacaaataatatatttaaaaaaaaaaacacagcagcagcatttgatGCACGTTTCAGCTGAATATTAAAAGTTTGTCATAAACCGAACGCAAGCAATCACAGTTGCCTGTTGCTATGATTGAATTTTCAGTTAATTGAACCAGAAACAACACTTGACATTTGAAggcataatattatatgttaattcaagcaaattttttaagatttatcTCTATTCAAAGAAGGTAAGTtataaatctattttattatactatatttatagtGCTTTAACATTATGTGTTACTGTGTCGAAATAAAAAGCAAGTATGACTTCTaagtaacaagtaagaaagctacagtcgagtgcgctcgactgtgagataccagctacccattttgaataaaagcaaaaccttgtggtattattcttaaaatataccaaaacaatataccgcaaaaatactttgaaaatatactaaatgttacatgtggtatattgatattgtagtacattcaaaatataccatagagtcgtaaaatataccaaaaatacgttgaaaatatactaaatgctacatttggtatattaatatgttactacattcaaaatataccatagagtcgtaaaatataccaactttaAAATgtcacaaaatactaaaatataccgcaggctatatttggtatattgatatagtacgaCATTCTAAATGtaccatagagtactaaacataataaattgtCAGCAGCTAAATATTATGCGTTATTTtgacatttggtatatttgctttagttgacagtttggtatattatgacAAGTATTGGcttcggtatatattagtgtttttcggtatattttttatattatataaatatatttttttagcgAGCATCTCACACATACTCGAATATAATTTAGATATTCCTGaatgttataaaaatttaattggaatgtacaatttttgtttttttttaagcgtaagaaaattaacaaaaaaataacatttttaatattatattttattaaattgattttccaAAAACCTTCCaagttatttttgttataataatatttcatttgatttaattagtATTCTATTTACAAATCCAACAGTAAcattgaaatatacatatatacaaatatttaaacttcttgcaaaaagtatttataattttatattttattatatttatcgtatttataagtattttgttaatttttgtatttatattctattacatattattatatttattatattcatgagagtatctaaaaatatataaacatattgtCAAGGGTATTTAAGCAGTCGCATATACCTTTTGCAGCTCGTATGATTTAGAGAGTCTAAAACTACTCGTATTTATAAGCATTTTGTATGCTCCTCCGTTGAGGTCACATAacgatattattattttttagcgacaaaacaaaacgcgactaaaaaatggaaacatatgtatgagcaaaaaaaaaaaaaagaaaaaaagaaacaaaaacgaatTGCCAACTTTACGGCTgctttatgaaatatttaatgtgcttttcATTGTCTCGTTGGCtgattgttgttcttgtggttgttgtttgtctgttcttgttgttgttttctgttctgttctgttttttttttgttcagctgtttatgtgcataaattttattacacatgtgcttttgtttatgcgagcaacacaacaacaacaatggcatcAACAAAAGTTAATGCAACATAaaattttcgttatttttttatatttatcacgcattgctgttgttgttgttgctgtgttttttgtgcatttttttcttttggattCGCGTGTCCCTTGAGGGCTAGAGGCTGAAAAGCggaacgacaaaaaaaaatagaataaaatcaaagggaaataaaataaaatatgtgaaaCAGAACAAGGACAGCAAGCACACAATAAaactgccacacacacacacacacacacgcacatacatagAGAGATACGCATAAACCACAGACGtggtgccacgcccacaaggCCATGCGCATTCATATATCACAAATATGCTAAATCAGCATATTTGCGAGTTTATTTACAAGgacatttataaaaatttacgGCCGTGCCGTAAATTGCAGCCGCCGGGCAGGTCTTGAGATTTATGCCTCGCCGATTATATCTGAAAAGGGGGAAACCACCACCAACCACCTCCACTCCCCCTTCCTCCCTTCCCGCACCTGTTCACCCCGTTCAGcttttttttcgctgcttATCGTTCAGGCAGCGATTTCTCACATAATTCAAAAGTCGTTGCATAAAACAAGGCGCACTGAAGAGACGTCTGCCAAAAGCAACTTGAGCCGGGTCAACACATCAAGAGGCTAGCTGAGGCGGAGGAGGCGTGTCTTCCTCAAGTTACAAGCTGAGACTGAAGCTGCAGCTGAAGATGTGACCCAATTTAGATAGGGTTAAGCAGGCGACACTctcactccactccactccctctccactctccactcttcaCTTGAGTCCACTTCAAGCAGCTGACAcgtgaaaatattattatgaaaatgacAAACTTTTCCCGGgctttatttttatcgaaATTCTAGTCTAAAATgtatcaaattattattatttatattttatgttggaaattaaattcaagaGATTTCTTCTTAAATTAAAGTGATTAATAATATcgaacaatttgaatttagtttaacaaaatttgaacTTAAAAAGTCTAAAATGTatagcattattattattttttcaattaatattttaaattggcaaattaattcaagagaatcttttaaaaatttttaatttgaagagATTAATAATATCGGACAAATCGaatttatttcgatttaaaaaGTCTATAATGTatacaattgttttttaaatcaatCCAGTTGAAAATTGATGGTCAATTGTGAAGAGACAAATGAATGGAACCTCATAcccaatcaaattaaaaaaactttgCTTGAAATTATGCCAAAACGAGTTgaaaatgtcataaaaaataaggatacatattaatgttattgtaaatttgaaataatacagttttttttggttgataagaaaattgaagtgaatttgttttttacattattttttttttgctattcgaactgtttattgttttatgcTATTTTGTAGATTAAGTGAATAAATTATTGTGCTTGCTTTACTGCCATACTTTCTGTTTTATTCGCATTCAAATGCGCTATATGCAAAAATGTACTCACTTTTGCTGCCCACtgcatttatattattataattaaaaaacatttaattaattgcaattaatcaaTTCTTATTGGAAAACACGTTCAAGTGAATGTTATAAATACGCAGAATGACGCAGAatagaatattaatttttttaatttatgtgtttattttatttatttggaacAGCACAGCATGAGCTTAGTGCACACTTTGAGAAAcaagaaagagaagagagaacgTCGGAGAGGAACAAAAATAGTGTGACCGTAGGagttaaattcattaattccTTACATATTAAATACAGTCTAACAAATATAACATGCCTAGgaatatttcaacaaatattatacaatCTATATTTGTATCATCAATATTattggattttttttaaataccttAAAATACACATTATCCTTTTagcttgttttgtttatttttgtgttcaatttgtaaattattatattatatttatatgcatatatttattattataattaaaaacacatttaattaatttaaattaatcattacttaattgcaaaatgtgtaattgaattaaataattttcttttcattttatttcattagtttcatttaattttagaattaatATAATCaatgcatattatttattagcattataattgcattttatttattatttctaaggCACATCAgtcaattaattattgaaagtgacatttgatatatttacagcacatttaaaatgtcatGTTCATTTTCTTTTGACTCAGTGCCTCCCTCTGCTCTTTCTTCTGCTCCTCCCTCTGCTTCTCCCTTTGCTCCCCCTCTGCTTCTGCCTTAACGCCTTCCTCTGCATCCTTTTGTCCCTCAAGTACTgatttttctctatttttaaactttacaTTCTTCAACTTCAAAATGGCAGcagattaatttaatttaaatgtgtaattgaattacttaattttcatttaattttattacatttttattatctttctTTCTAAGTGAAGTAgaaataatatcaatttatattatgtattagaattataattgcattttatttattatttctaaggCACATCAGtcaattaataaatcaaagcaacatttgatatatttatagtacatTTTCTTTTGACTCAGTGCCTCCCTCTGCTCCTCCCTCTGCTTCTCCCTTTGCTTTTCCCTCTGCTTTCCCCTCTGCTTCTCCCTTTACGCCTGCCTCAAGTACTTTTTCTCCTTTTTCAACCTTCACATTCTTCAACTTCAAAACGGCGGCAGCTTGCTCGCTCTTCTTCAGGTTCTCGCCATAGATGCGGCACACTTCGATGTGGAGCAAACACTTTCTGCAAATATTGCCACCCTGAACCATCGCCAATTGGGAGCTGGCTTGAGGAGCGCCCGGAGCATGAGCCTTCTTGTAGGCAGCCATCATTCGGGCATCGCTGCCCTTTGGCTCCTCATAGGGCACGCGAAAGGGACGCATCGATGCCCAGATATCCTTACTGGCGCCATAATTGGAGTTTGGATCCTATACGATGTTGGGATTTGAGAGTATGGTAAAGCACAATTCAAGTTAAGAAACTTACGCAAGAACGTTTCGACATTTTtgcacaaatgaaaatgaaaattgggagaaaatgaaaaaagatgCTTAACACTTGACGATAATGCTCTCAATGACTCTTAAATATTTGACAGTAGAACAAGGAAAAAGAGAAATGTCAAACATACTTGCCACAAACAATCGCTAATGACACAACACTATCGATTCCGATAATTGATATATTCACTCCGTGTACAACAGCCTTAAGGCAGCGTTTGAGAAACACATTGGAAAAcaccaaaaaacaagaaaaaaatcgAGAATAAGACTAAGTAATATActacttaataaaaatacttggTAATATactacttaataataatacttagtAATACTTGGTAATATTTTCACATTGCACAGTGGATCCGCTTGTATGAAAGAGCgtccaaaaatactaataatggCCATAGTGTGctgaaatttataacaaatatatagaaattggtcatatatatatatataacaacaaaaattggacATATCGAACGGCTATATCCTATAGCTCCCATAGGAACAATCgacacaaaattaaaaaatcatatttgtttaatgtaatttattaagatttttgatttatatacaaaacagTAATATATTAAGAAGGAATGGaagatattttcatatttatacatCTATattatcaaaacaaatttttaaaagtaatatattaaaaaagaatggaagatattttcatatttatacatctatattaacaaaacaaatttttaaaagtgaTATATTAAGAAAGAGTGGaagatattttcatatttatacatCTATattatcaaaacaaatttttaaaagtaatatattaagAAGGAATGGaagatattttcatatttatacatacatattatcaaaacaaatttttctgCGTTTTCTCTATTACCTTCGCACCccatatatagaaatataaagaGACGTGGAAACACACACTTTTGCCAAGTACCTACCAAAATCAAATATGGTTCAAAAgggaaaaaataaacaaaatttgaaataggaatttacaaattaatagtTTTGCAAAAACATAAACCACGAAAGACGAAGACAAGGCAACAGCACAATAGGCAAAGGCTCACTTTTAACTGCTTTGATCTTTTTACTAGTAAACACACATCTGAAAGTTTCTGCAgctaattttaaaacatttcacaTGTTAAAAGTTCTGTAGTTCTGGATTTTTTTGGAACACAACTAAAAGTTTAACCAAACATAAAATAGACTTTCAGAAAATACACTAAGAATATGATATTCgatcatattatttttacgaAAAAACTTTGACTGAAAAGTTAACTATTAATATCTCGATTTAAGGTAAATagcttcaatttcaaatttcaagttaaataattcaattcgGATCACTCCAGCTAACGTGTGATCTCTTTAAaaggcgtttttttttttttttagaaaatacGGTTAGATTTCCAGTAAAATCCGGAATGCCAAAGAGAAGTTTAGAAACACCATcgcattttttgatttttgcccTATGACGGACCAACTGTGCATTGTCACActtatcacaaaaaaaaaaaaaacaaaacaaaacaaaagcaaacgcaaattTATAAGACTGATTCTAATGTAATGTTCAAAACAAAGACAGAATTAGAACACTTGAAACAAATACGGAATTAGAAcatcaaaacaataaaactagCCGCAGCAGGCGTGTGTGAGAGCgagacaaaaataaatgacgCTTTACTTTTGCAGCTTTCacaatatcaaaaaaaaaaaaaaaaaagagtatgTATTAACTTAGTTAGTTTTGAAGAAAACCTCATTAATGCATGTGATTTCCTTACATAAGAGCCAATTAAAAACTCTCTAAAAAGTTGCATAATTTTTACTGATATGAgaattggaatttttatttagataatagctttaaaacattattaaatttcgaatttccaaaataatttttctctttgcaccaagtaattcaaatatttgttttatttattatttatttaaatttatccaCAAGACAATGCTCTTATTCATAACGCTTGAGTAATAAAGTTGTTTATTTCAAGTCAGAACGTTAATCTCAGGACATGTAATTGAACTTGTTTGGGACTGGCGAAAGGGGAAAGCAATACAATAAGATAAAGAAACATTAACTGAATCTTGAAATGTGCTTGGATTGTGTTTTCCCTGAACTATATAGATTTATTGTATCATTCTTTGAAGGATCGggaatatgaaattattactAACAACGGAGACAATACTTATtactgaaattattattttttgattgtattgaatcaaatattaacaccaactaaaaatgtaaataaaaaaaattacttttcttatagaaaattaaaattgctaagagccaacaaaaattgttagtaccatattttgaatagctttaggaaaatttttggaataatcatttgaatattatatttaagttatcataatattccaaatgtttttgcatatgaacttcatttcaattcaccttaaagcaataaatattaagaaaatgtttgaaaaacaaaattttgttaaatgtgaataatcatttaaatattatatttaatttatcattaaatactaaacgtgtttgcatatgaacttcattttaattttcattaaaataataaatattaaacaaatttgaacgTAAGTAAGTTTTCGTCTAACCGACCTAAGACCAgcagtatataatatatttagtatatatatagtatatagtaaaaaTTGACCAGCACCTAACTAGTCGCTGTTTAAAGTTGCAGTATTTTGTGTGGCGTTTAACTTTGGTGCGACCTTTTCATAAAGTCAAACTCAAGTCAGTTGGCAATCTCGTTGGCCCtgccaagttgcaagttgcaagctgcAAGTTGCTTGGTAATTCATCATTGATTACTGTCAtgcttcgtcttcgtcttaatttaaaatcaattttgcaGTTGGCCAGGGTTGTCAGGTTGTACAAACATTCGATATAGCGTAGTGTTTTTTGTATGCCCTTACACAAATATCATTGGCGTTAATCCTTTTCTACATCATCAAACAATTTCATCAAATAAATCTAAAGTGATTTGTATTTGTCACACAGTTTTCAACTGCTTCTTTGCTCGTCAACCGTGTGTTGCAGgcaacgaacaaaaaaacagaacagaacagaacaggaATATAAAACGGACGTCGTGGCAAGTGTTGCCAACAtgtctgccacacacacacacacacatgcagctgCGACTCCAAGTTGCAACTACATCTCCATCTGTGACTCTGAACTGCGATTGCGACTTTTGCTGCACGCTTCGTCTGCTTTTAA
Coding sequences:
- the LOC117573992 gene encoding uncharacterized protein LOC117573992; this translates as MSKRSCDPNSNYGASKDIWASMRPFRVPYEEPKGSDARMMAAYKKAHAPGAPQASSQLAMVQGGNICRKCLLHIEVCRIYGENLKKSEQAAAVLKLKNVKVEKGEKVLEAGVKGEAEGKAEGKAKGEAEGGAEGGTESKENVL